The genomic stretch GTAAACCGTGGCCCTGATATGGGCCCCGGTTGAGGTCCAGACTCTCTTGGTTAAAGTAGCTATGGAAGCCTCGCGATGCCATGACTCCTTCGCGAGGCACATATATACGATGGCCCAAACCTGGAAATGTAGTCTTTGGCATTTTCTCATCAActtcctcgccatcttccgaGCATTTCTCCTCCATATTCCAATATGTGAGGATGGGGCGCGTTTTTTTCAGATGCAGTGGACACCAACTTGGAGAGAAGATTAAATAGTGGTGAAGAAAACGATCGTCCAGCTTGCTAGTAAAAGTAATGGCTCGCCGCTGCAAAGGTGATTGTCGCATTTGAAACATTTGGAAGGCAGCGGGCAAAGAGCCGAACCTATCACGTACGGTTTGGTTAAAGGTCTTTTTTATGACACTGTCTTCCGGTTCAAActcaatggccaagaagtATAGCTGCAAAGGCCAATGAGGCACCCACGTAGTAGAATGAGTGAGAAATCGACAAGCATCATCAAGGAACTGCCTCAAATGCCCAATTTGCGGCTTCATAGATCCACTTTCGCAACAGCTATCAATCATCCTCTTGAGTTTCTGAACAGCAGGCAAAGTATGCAGAATGTAATTGCGCTTGAGAGCTAGGGACTCTACCCAGCAAAGAAACTTATCCGTGAGGAACGAGTGGAGGCTTGAGCCATCCTCAAAGTGTTCAAACCCTTGAGCCAGATGCTCAACCCAGAATGTACAGCAATACctcaacgaggccaagggATCGACAGTAGGGTGGGAAATGTCATCGACGTATATTTGGGGGTTTGTCAAACCATATATGTTGTATGTGAGGTTGCTGGACATTACGTCCAGTGATATTTCGAACATTTTGTAGTGCTGATGCTGAATCGGGAATATAAGACGAGCCGCAGCTTCCACTATATAATCTTTGGCAGATTGATGCACGAAATAAACAATGCCACCTCTGATCGACAAGATAGATCCACAATCTTTTGCCATATCTCGTATATCTCGCGGCTGAAATGAGGTTTTGAAGCGCTTGTCATCTTTCCAATGAGCGTTGATAAATAAAAGTAGCTCCgtaagatgaagaggcctCATGGCTGTGGCCACCACTGAGAGCAGTGCCTGGCAGGCCTCGCGAGCTTTGGCTTTCAGCTTATCGATTCGATTTAGTAGTAGGCAATAGATGCTTTCCAGTCCCTCTGGTATCTCTTTCAACACGTCTTCTACTTGCCAATGATCTGTGTCGCGTAGCTGCTCTATGACGAGAGCTGCCCATAAGAAGGTTCCACTGGCCTTGCTTTTGAGAATTTTTGATGTTTTAGATTGAAggtcttcatcgtcttgtATAGCTGAGATTTCTTGGATTTGAAGATTGATATACATGTCGACAGATACAGAGACTTGTTCAGCGTTCTGTCCCAACTCCAAATCAACCTTTTGTGAAATTTCGGTGAGTTTTCTCTCTATATGTTTCTCACTTCGACTTGAAACCAGCCATTGAACAGTGTCGCTTGTCTTGATGATAAGATTCAGTAGATGGTCGCAATCTTCAATGCACTCATCAAGAGCGTCGACAACACAGATAAAGTACTCGTCGATGCGACCTAGAGCCCGAACAATGGTTTCAAACATATCGCATAGGATAGCCAGTGCTTTATCTCCGATCAGCTGTCCCTTGGGTCCGTCTCCATACTTCTCTCGAACAAGTTTCAAGAGTGCCGGACGTGGTTTAAGCATTATAAATATCAGCCCTCGGATGACGGCGGCTGCGGTATTCGTTCGAAAGTCTGTAGCCTGacaaaaaaagtataaaaggtCGCTTGGCAAACGTATGTCGTGCTCTTCGAACTTTTCGAACTTTTTCCGCCTTCCGGGCTCTCCTCCAAGTTGTTCAAGAAGCCCGAGTCCTCCGAACCTTTCGTAACCTTCAACATTTGTGTTCTCTTCAAAGTCAAAATGTTGGGACTTTTTGAACTCTGAGAAATTTGCGGGCCTTTCGAGcttttcaagctcttccagctcttcaagcGTTCTGAAAattttcaagctcttccagcgTTCTGAAATTTTAAACTGTTCGAACTCTTCAATTTTTTCGATAATCCCACATAGTAGCATTGTCTTGCCTTTTCCAGGATCGCCTTTTATCCACAACACTCCTTTCGGTCGAGTGCAGTACCATCTCTTGAAGGCTTCGTGATCGAGTATCCAGCGACATGTATCCCGTAGTAAAGGACCCTTGCGCATCAAAATGTCTTTCTTAGTATAAACAGGGTCGATTTGGCTGAATTCTTGCAGGAAAATCCTGTCGTCGTCCAAGGTAGCTGTGGTACTATTAAGCCTGCTAGTTCAAGTCATAAATAGGTAGCATGCAGTCAGAGAGCGTACTGGTGTTAACCGTGACTTGAGTATTGCCCAAGATGACTTCCGCGTTATCTCCAACGGTATTTCCTGAAAAGTTGCGCGAGCCTTCCATTTTGGCAATATTTCCAATGATAAGTCAATATGCGTTGAAGCGTTATGGAATGTGACGTGAGGTTGTAGACGTTAAGATGGCCTAATGCTACAGTCCAATGTCTGCCTAACATTTGACGAGGCTCTCGTGTGGTACGTATTTAGGATACTGTCCAATCAAACAATCCGACAAATCATGTATCAGATACGTAAGCATAGAGTCGACAGCCATGTAAACATCACTGCAGCTGCAATACAAATGACCAAAATGATTtctaagaagaagaaaaaaggcgaTGCATGTATAAACAATGGCTCCAAAGCCTAAACTGTAAGATTATCATCCCTCCCACTCCTGTCCAGCCTTTCCAGACCCAGACCCAGACCCGGGTGGCCTTTACATTACGGCTCAGCCCGGATTCCATTCATACCATACACCTGGGGAACGTCCCGATCTATAACGGCGTAATTAGAGCCCCATCATTCCAATCGCCAAACATAGTGAACTTCAAATCACCCAAATATCCCAAACTCATTCAGACCTTACAAAAGAAGAGTACCAAACAGAGTAAACACCATAGCCAAACCAGACACGATGAATGGCGCCTTGTCCATAGGGCCGAGCAtgagagaagcagcagcactgtCGGATTCTTCAGAATTGGACTTGGAACCACCTCCAGttgttggagatgccgtGCCTGCTGTAGCACTAGCTGTGGCAGTACCGCTATCGGCAGCATTCTGAGATCCATCACCGCCAAGGCCAGGACCTGAGCCGGCGCCGCTCTTCATGTACTTGTTGGCCTGAGAAGGCATCTCGGGGACCAAGCTGGGGTCAACGTTCCATCCAGAGGCCTTGGGCGGGCACTGGGCAGATTTGCTAGAGCTGGCAGCGCCACCGGAACCAGTAGGAGTAGCGTTGGCAGCCAGGGCCTTCTTGAACAGGGCGTACTCGTCCGACTTGGAAACGGAGTCGCCATCGATAGTAACAATGCCGTAGTCGTTGTCTTCCTTGGAGTATTCATACATGATACCACCAGAGTAGACGGCACTCATCTGTGCGCTCATGAGGGCAGACAGCTCCTCGAATTTGCGAGGGCGGTTCTTGATACAACCCCACTCGGACAAACTGACGAATAATCATTAGCAAAGCTGTTCTGAAACATTAGAGGGCGAGTCAACTGTAGTTGTATACATACAAGATAGGAATGCCGTAGTCAGAAAAGGTCTTAACCTTTTGGTCCCAGCCAGAGGTCTTGAAGTCGCTGTTGCACCAAGAGTAGTCGTTAAAGGCAAAGAAGTCAGATCGCTCATCGTCGCTGCCGCAGTTCATGTACATTGCTGTCTGCAGGCGGTTTGAAGAAACGTCAGCAGCGGAGTATCCAACAGGAACCTTGCGCAGTCCTTGAGAGTTCATGTAGTTCTTCATGTCACGAGTGACAGCCTTGATGTACGGGGCGCAGGCATCGGTTCCAGGCTCGTCGTTGATGACCTCGTTGCCGGAGAAGAAAGCCAGTGTGTTGTCATACTTGGCAAACATCTCCACCGTAGCAAAAATGCTCTGGAGATACTTGGTGTTGTAGGACGGTCCGGGCTTGGAGCGGTTGATGGAGTAGCCCGGGTTGTTGACATCAAGGACCAGGTAGATGCCAGCGTCGGCGAGAGCGC from Trichoderma atroviride chromosome 3, complete sequence encodes the following:
- a CDS encoding uncharacterized protein (EggNog:ENOG41), with the protein product MEGSRNFSGNTVGDNAEVILGNTQVTVNTTTLDDDRIFLQEFSQIDPVYTKKDILMRKGPLLRDTCRWILDHEAFKRWYCTRPKGVLWIKGDPGKGKTMLLCGIIEKIEEFEQFKISERWKSLKIFRTLEELEELEKLERPANFSEFKKSQHFDFEENTNVEGYERFGGLGLLEQLGGEPGRRKKFEKFEEHDIRLPSDLLYFFCQATDFRTNTAAAVIRGLIFIMLKPRPALLKLVREKYGDGPKGQLIGDKALAILCDMFETIVRALGRIDEYFICVVDALDECIEDCDHLLNLIIKTSDTVQWLVSSRSEKHIERKLTEISQKVDLELGQNAEQVSVSVDMYINLQIQEISAIQDDEDLQSKTSKILKSKASGTFLWAALVIEQLRDTDHWQVEDVLKEIPEGLESIYCLLLNRIDKLKAKAREACQALLSVVATAMRPLHLTELLLFINAHWKDDKRFKTSFQPRDIRDMAKDCGSILSIRGGIVYFVHQSAKDYIVEAAARLIFPIQHQHYKMFEISLDVMSSNLTYNIYGLTNPQIYVDDISHPTVDPLASLRYCCTFWVEHLAQGFEHFEDGSSLHSFLTDKFLCWVESLALKRNYILHTLPAVQKLKRMIDSCCESGSMKPQIGHLRQFLDDACRFLTHSTTWVPHWPLQLYFLAIEFEPEDSVIKKTFNQTVRDRFGSLPAAFQMFQMRQSPLQRRAITFTSKLDDRFLHHYLIFSPSWCPLHLKKTRPILTYWNMEEKCSEDGEEVDEKMPKTTFPGLGHRIYVPREGVMASRGFHSYFNQESLDLNRGPYQGHGLHVEDPYTYPG
- a CDS encoding uncharacterized protein (EggNog:ENOG41~SECRETED:SignalP(1-18)~CAZy:GH72~TransMembrane:1 (n3-13c18/19o439-457i)); the protein is MKGFAFLSAVAGLSAVMASPTPSTNSPPSKRASLPVVSASGNAFWADGKRFYLRGIDYQPGGSSGTSDPLADSKTCERDIKNFKDLGVNVIRVYAVDNSKNHDACMSALADAGIYLVLDVNNPGYSINRSKPGPSYNTKYLQSIFATVEMFAKYDNTLAFFSGNEVINDEPGTDACAPYIKAVTRDMKNYMNSQGLRKVPVGYSAADVSSNRLQTAMYMNCGSDDERSDFFAFNDYSWCNSDFKTSGWDQKVKTFSDYGIPIFLSEWGCIKNRPRKFEELSALMSAQMSAVYSGGIMYEYSKEDNDYGIVTIDGDSVSKSDEYALFKKALAANATPTGSGGAASSSKSAQCPPKASGWNVDPSLVPEMPSQANKYMKSGAGSGPGLGGDGSQNAADSGTATASATAGTASPTTGGGSKSNSEESDSAAASLMLGPMDKAPFIVSGLAMVFTLFGTLLL